A genome region from Sander vitreus isolate 19-12246 chromosome 21, sanVit1, whole genome shotgun sequence includes the following:
- the smim36 gene encoding small integral membrane protein 36, with translation MGFMEFYLEIDPVTLNLIILVASYVILLLVFLISCILYDCRGKDPTKEYAPDNAPQPASQSPIRLVVMQNSPASARYEPNSTTGHGETPTPDLSRERGEREREREREREREREREKRSTLV, from the coding sequence ATGGGTTTCATGGAGTTCTACCTGGAGATTGACCCCGTCACCTTGAACCTCATCATCCTGGTCGCCAGCTATGTCATCCTGCTCCTGGTCTTCCTCATCTCCTGCATCCTGTACGACTGCCGGGGCAAAGACCCCACCAAGGAGTACGCCCCGGACAACGCGCCACAGCCGGCCAGCCAGTCGCCCATTCGCCTGGTGGTCATGCAGAACTCGCCCGCCTCGGCCCGCTACGAACCCAACAGCACTACGGGACACGGCGAGACCCCTACGCCGGACCTGAGCcgggaaaggggagagagggaacgggaaagagaaagagaaagagagagggagagggagagggagaagaggagtACTCTGGTCTGA
- the LOC144536304 gene encoding transmembrane protein 100-like, producing the protein MAHLFLASKISTPDDLHLHGARIPRSVVGTTHIPHVNEVQLSAATGGAETSCSRCTMPFGVVVLIAGVVVTAVAYAFNSHGSVISVLGLALLAAGLLLLAASAVCWRQRHRAQGRDQRRESQTALMASQGYCLA; encoded by the coding sequence ATGGCCCACCTATTCCTCGCCAGTAAGATCTCCACGCCAGACGACCTCCACCTCCACGGCGCCAGGATCCCCCGCAGCGTCGTTGGGACAACACACATCCCGCACGTCAATGAGGTGCAGCTGTCGGCGGCCACCGGCGGCGCCGAGACCTCATGCTCCCGCTGCACCATGCCGTTCGGCGTGGTGGTGCTCATCGCTGGCGTTGTGGTCACGGCCGTGGCGTACGCTTTCAACTCGCACGGCTCCGTCATCTCGGTGCTGGGGCTCGCGCTGTTGGCCGCCGGGCTGCTTCTGCTCGCCGCCAGCGCCGTCTGCTGGCGCCAGCGGCATCGCGCCCAGGGGAGGGACCAACGCCGCGAGAGCCAGACCGCCCTCATGGCGAGCCAGGGGTACTGCCTGGCCTGA
- the LOC144536116 gene encoding microfibril-associated glycoprotein 4-like has protein sequence MKLVSVFFLLLAPLLTSCQHLPQPVDCSAIYLQDKSKPSGVYTIYPAGERSAVEVYCDMTSEGGRWTVIQGRMDSTVNFYRGWDQYKIGFGNPAGEYWLGLDNIHYLTKNKKSELLVNMEDFEGNKVFARYSVFSVGEECDGFVLTVSGFTDGGAGDSLSYHNRMKFSTFDKDQDTWPQNCAKSFLGGFWYHDCHYANPNGVYLWGSDSTLYAVGVEWYSWKGRNYSLKTISMKIRPVL, from the exons ATGAAG CTGGTTTCAGTCTTCTTCCTCCTGCTGGCTCCACTGTTGACCAGCTGCCAGCATCTCCCCCAACCGGTGGACTGCAGTGCCATCTATCTGCAAGACAAAAGCAAACCCAGTGGAGTGTACACCATCTATCCCGCTGGAGAGAGGTCTGCTGTTGAG gtgtaCTGTGACATGACTTCAGAAGGAGGACGGTGGACG GTGATCCAGGGGAGGATGGACAGCACGGTGAACTTCTACAGGGGCTGGGATCAATACAAGATCGGCTTTGGTAACCCTGCTGGAGAGTACTGGCTCG GTCTCGACAACATCCACTacctgacaaaaaacaaaaagagtgaGCTGCTGGTCAACATGGAGGACTTTGAGGGGAATAAAGTGTTCGCTCGGTACTCTGTATTCTCCGTCGGTGAAGAATGTGACGGATTTGTGCTGACTGTGTCTGGATTCACTGATGGAGGGGCAG GAGACTCCCTGAGTTATCACAACAGAATGAAGTTTTCCACCTTTGACAAAGACCAGGACACATGGCCTCAGAACTGTGCCAAATCATTCCTGGGGGGGTTCTGGTACCACGACTGTCACTATGCAAATCCAAACGGCGTTTATCTTTGGGGATCTGACAGCACTCTCTATGCTGTTGGAGTGGAGTGGTACAGTTGGAAAGGTCGTAACTACTCCCTGAAGACCATCAGCATGAAGATCCGTCCTGTGCTGTAG